The proteins below are encoded in one region of Streptomyces ficellus:
- a CDS encoding non-ribosomal peptide synthetase, with translation MLPLSSSQEIVWLHEQVQPGSRAYNFTAALDLWGPLDTDALRLGLAATLDRHAGLRLELVAVTGAVPGQRVAERCEPRLRTVDLTTATDPEAAFQELLRTEAETPLDTYEAPLIRWTLVRLGDEHHRLVHVEHHLIHDGHSFAILLDDVFRVYRGHVLGEPVTLPPAPSYADHVEAQEPGKRDEQRGAGLDFWTSELKGLSYDMPLPGLARPGTRRRHHGGQLRQSIGADLAERLRDHTRARGLTPFSTLLGLFAELLRRHGRRSQLVVGTAVGNRPRGHEQTVGMFVNTIPLPLRLEPAAPAEDTMDEVTDVLIRALPYQDVPVQELTRALGLHTSGADNPLFDVMFSAHDAELPEIDVPGLDITLFEGFNTGTTRFDLDVVLLPDDRRGVGVRHGAAGMTLVWDYDADMFGEDVVRLLAGRFLDLLRAYLDTPGAALADLAPADPGASPDAGASLDAGASQEPTAPPGSGASFDPNAPFDPLAGHDASLPALLTGARRLTYGDLDARVTALAERLRAAGVTAGQPVAAVLPRGADAVVTLLACLRTGAVHCPLSPSDPPARLDLLLRRLAPALVLTSAEHPVTVPEELPAATVDAPELPRAHAAEVVPDTAYIIHTSGSTGTPKPVAVGRAALVHHMTGMADRFGLRHGDRVLLFAQPSFDVSLEEVLPSLHAGACLVVPEREVPTGTELAELLADARVTVANLPTSYFLATREDLRPALREGRWSPRLLVLGGERIPADALRAFLADTDATVLNVYGVTEAAISSTVHRIVPEALADGAEVPLGSELPGERVHVLDEHHRPLPAGAVGELAIAGAGLAEGYVGNPETTAARFVRLDALGGERVYLTGDLGYRGLDGLLYFLGRRDNQVKLRGYRIELEEIEATASAVLGGRSCAVVLDREAAGGPRLVGFLEGPDEPGAWDERAFHTELGRRLPAALVPGRWVRLDSVPVLAGGKPDRTALLRKATELGAAPAGTAVGAESAPGAADTGEVTAGPSGDAGGLPDDPMSVLLAEGWRTVLEHDRFGGTTDFFQAGGHSLLAAQLAAWLEPRLGHRPPMRLFFRNPVLADQAGALAATATPATATATATSTES, from the coding sequence ATGCTTCCGCTCTCCTCCTCGCAGGAGATCGTCTGGCTGCACGAACAGGTGCAACCGGGCAGCCGTGCCTACAACTTCACCGCCGCGCTCGACCTGTGGGGCCCGCTCGACACCGACGCGCTGCGCCTCGGCCTCGCCGCCACACTCGACCGGCACGCCGGCCTCCGCCTCGAACTGGTCGCCGTCACCGGCGCCGTGCCCGGCCAGCGGGTCGCCGAGCGCTGCGAGCCCCGGCTCCGTACCGTCGACCTGACCACGGCCACCGACCCCGAGGCGGCCTTCCAGGAGCTGTTGCGCACGGAGGCGGAGACCCCGCTCGACACCTACGAGGCGCCGCTGATCCGCTGGACGCTCGTCCGTCTGGGCGACGAGCACCACCGGCTCGTCCATGTCGAGCACCACCTGATCCACGACGGCCACTCGTTCGCGATCCTGCTCGACGACGTGTTCCGCGTCTACCGGGGCCACGTCCTGGGCGAGCCGGTCACCCTGCCGCCCGCGCCCTCCTACGCCGACCACGTCGAAGCACAGGAGCCGGGGAAGCGGGACGAACAGCGCGGCGCCGGACTGGACTTCTGGACCTCCGAGCTGAAGGGCCTGTCCTACGACATGCCGCTGCCGGGCCTCGCCCGGCCCGGCACCCGGCGCCGGCACCACGGTGGCCAGCTCCGTCAGTCGATCGGCGCGGACCTGGCCGAACGGCTGCGCGACCACACCCGCGCCCGCGGCCTGACCCCGTTCTCCACACTCCTCGGTCTCTTCGCCGAACTGCTCCGCCGCCACGGCCGCCGCTCGCAGCTGGTCGTCGGCACCGCGGTGGGCAACCGGCCGCGCGGGCACGAGCAGACGGTCGGCATGTTCGTGAACACCATCCCCCTCCCGCTGCGGCTGGAACCGGCCGCCCCGGCCGAGGACACGATGGACGAGGTGACCGACGTCCTCATCCGCGCGCTGCCGTACCAGGACGTGCCGGTGCAGGAACTGACCCGCGCGCTCGGCCTGCACACGTCGGGGGCCGACAACCCGCTGTTCGACGTGATGTTCAGCGCCCATGACGCCGAGCTGCCCGAGATCGACGTGCCTGGCCTGGACATCACCCTGTTCGAGGGCTTCAACACCGGCACCACCAGGTTCGACCTGGACGTCGTGCTGCTGCCCGACGACCGGCGCGGTGTCGGCGTCCGGCACGGTGCCGCCGGCATGACCCTGGTCTGGGACTACGACGCCGACATGTTCGGCGAGGACGTGGTCCGGCTGCTCGCGGGCCGGTTCCTGGACCTGCTGCGGGCCTACCTCGACACGCCGGGCGCCGCGCTGGCGGACCTCGCGCCCGCGGACCCGGGTGCATCGCCCGACGCGGGTGCATCGCTCGACGCGGGTGCATCGCAGGAACCGACCGCCCCGCCGGGCTCGGGTGCATCGTTCGACCCGAACGCTCCGTTCGACCCGCTCGCCGGTCATGACGCGTCGCTGCCCGCGCTGCTCACCGGTGCCCGGCGCCTCACCTACGGCGACCTCGACGCACGGGTCACCGCCCTCGCCGAGCGTCTGCGGGCGGCGGGAGTGACCGCCGGTCAGCCGGTGGCGGCGGTGCTGCCGCGCGGCGCCGACGCGGTCGTCACCCTGCTCGCCTGCCTCCGGACCGGGGCGGTCCACTGCCCGCTCTCCCCGTCGGACCCGCCCGCCCGGCTCGACCTGCTGCTGCGACGGCTCGCTCCCGCCCTGGTCCTCACCTCGGCCGAACACCCGGTGACCGTCCCCGAGGAGCTGCCGGCCGCCACGGTCGACGCGCCGGAACTGCCGCGGGCGCACGCCGCCGAGGTCGTCCCGGACACCGCGTACATCATCCACACCTCCGGCTCGACCGGCACGCCGAAGCCGGTCGCCGTGGGCCGCGCGGCGCTGGTGCACCACATGACGGGGATGGCCGACCGGTTCGGCCTGCGCCACGGCGACCGGGTCCTGCTGTTCGCCCAGCCGTCGTTCGACGTGTCCCTCGAGGAGGTGCTGCCGTCCCTGCACGCGGGGGCGTGCCTCGTCGTCCCCGAGCGCGAGGTCCCCACGGGAACCGAGCTGGCGGAGCTGCTGGCCGACGCCCGGGTCACCGTGGCCAACCTCCCCACCAGTTACTTCCTCGCCACCCGGGAGGACCTGCGCCCCGCCCTGCGCGAGGGCCGCTGGTCGCCGCGACTGCTCGTGCTCGGCGGTGAGCGCATCCCGGCCGACGCGCTGCGCGCCTTCCTCGCGGACACCGACGCCACGGTGCTCAACGTCTACGGCGTCACCGAGGCGGCCATCAGCTCGACCGTCCACCGCATCGTGCCGGAGGCCCTGGCCGACGGGGCTGAGGTGCCGCTCGGGAGCGAGCTGCCCGGCGAGCGGGTCCACGTCCTGGACGAGCACCACCGGCCGCTGCCGGCCGGTGCCGTGGGTGAACTGGCGATCGCCGGTGCCGGGCTCGCCGAGGGGTACGTCGGCAACCCGGAGACCACGGCCGCCCGGTTCGTACGCCTCGACGCCCTCGGCGGCGAACGGGTCTACCTCACCGGTGACCTGGGCTACCGGGGCCTGGACGGACTGCTGTACTTCCTCGGCCGCCGCGACAACCAGGTCAAGCTGCGCGGCTACCGGATCGAGCTGGAGGAGATCGAGGCGACCGCCTCCGCGGTGCTCGGCGGACGGTCCTGTGCCGTGGTCCTGGACCGCGAGGCCGCCGGCGGGCCCCGGCTGGTCGGCTTCCTGGAAGGCCCGGACGAGCCCGGGGCGTGGGACGAGCGTGCGTTCCACACGGAGCTCGGGCGGCGCCTGCCGGCCGCCCTCGTCCCGGGTCGCTGGGTACGCCTCGACTCGGTGCCCGTGCTCGCCGGCGGCAAGCCGGACCGTACCGCCCTGCTGCGGAAGGCGACGGAACTCGGCGCGGCCCCGGCCGGGACGGCCGTCGGCGCGGAGAGCGCCCCCGGCGCCGCGGACACGGGCGAGGTGACGGCGGGACCGTCGGGCGACGCGGGCGGCCTGCCGGACGACCCGATGAGCGTGCTGCTGGCCGAGGGCTGGCGCACGGTGCTGGAGCACGACCGCTTCGGTGGAACGACCGACTTCTTCCAGGCCGGCGGACACTCGCTGCTCGCCGCGCAGTTGGCGGCATGGCTGGAGCCGCGGCTCGGGCACCGCCCGCCGATGCGGCTCTTCTTCCGCAACCCGGTGCTCGCCGACCAGGCCGGCGCGCTCGCCGCCACCGCCACCCCTGCCACTGCCACTGCCACCGCCACTTCGACGGAGTCGTGA
- a CDS encoding non-ribosomal peptide synthetase translates to MLSITTQYLARYHALDSGAGAPAVLPVTGAQRRFVLVRSLDPAGRPDLVPMFFAFPRGTVDLERLAAAATRLAALHPVLRARPAVVRGTPVLRVEEPDVPVVRVPRAPGEDAATALRRALGTWDREGPPLRLFLSDEETAPDHEATTDAGREVLAIVLDHTACDGRSLARIVTDLGAAYADGPYAEAPGPADVAAELAAYREAVLLQLDAEERAASPEALAHWGDRLRAVRDQSPAPRPGAPTAGGLPSGSASLVLPATAGGVPFPELLDACRPAARALYGPGHVVPLGYPWGGRPPGAERVLGCFLNTVVFPAATGAAPTCPEVTADAWWDDLDRADVPFDAVVHAARAAGSGWSGRLDGLLTVDDATQRPPLRLAGVEGREVHIDGRPVRGPFAVSVTQGRALHLRMAWDRAVIADDAAREAFDAMADALTGAAATAARTAPPSD, encoded by the coding sequence GTGCTCAGCATCACGACCCAGTACCTGGCTCGCTACCACGCACTCGACAGCGGTGCGGGCGCACCCGCGGTGCTGCCCGTCACCGGCGCGCAGCGCCGCTTCGTACTGGTGCGTTCGCTCGACCCCGCCGGCCGGCCGGACCTCGTTCCGATGTTCTTCGCCTTCCCGCGCGGCACGGTGGACCTCGAGCGGCTCGCCGCCGCGGCGACGCGCCTCGCGGCCCTGCACCCGGTGCTGCGGGCCCGACCCGCCGTGGTGCGCGGCACCCCCGTGCTCCGCGTCGAAGAGCCGGACGTACCCGTCGTACGGGTGCCCCGGGCGCCCGGCGAGGACGCCGCCACCGCGTTGCGCCGGGCCCTGGGCACATGGGACCGCGAAGGCCCGCCCCTGCGGCTGTTCCTCTCCGACGAGGAGACGGCACCCGATCACGAAGCCACCACCGACGCCGGTCGCGAGGTGCTCGCGATCGTCCTCGACCACACCGCGTGCGACGGCCGCTCACTCGCCCGGATCGTCACGGACCTCGGTGCCGCCTACGCCGACGGGCCGTACGCCGAGGCGCCGGGGCCCGCGGACGTCGCCGCCGAACTGGCCGCCTACCGTGAAGCCGTGCTCCTCCAGCTCGACGCCGAGGAACGCGCCGCCTCGCCCGAGGCGCTGGCCCACTGGGGCGACCGGCTCCGGGCGGTGCGCGACCAGTCCCCGGCCCCGCGGCCCGGTGCCCCCACGGCGGGTGGGCTGCCGAGCGGTTCGGCGTCGCTGGTGCTGCCCGCGACCGCCGGCGGGGTGCCCTTCCCCGAGCTGCTGGACGCCTGTCGCCCCGCCGCACGCGCCCTGTACGGCCCCGGGCACGTGGTACCGCTCGGCTACCCGTGGGGCGGCCGACCGCCCGGCGCGGAGCGGGTCCTCGGCTGCTTCCTCAACACCGTGGTCTTCCCGGCCGCGACCGGGGCCGCCCCGACCTGCCCCGAGGTGACGGCCGACGCCTGGTGGGACGACCTGGACCGGGCCGACGTACCCTTCGACGCCGTCGTGCACGCGGCCCGGGCGGCCGGCTCGGGCTGGTCCGGCCGCCTCGACGGGCTGCTGACCGTGGACGACGCCACCCAGCGGCCCCCGCTCCGGCTGGCCGGCGTGGAGGGCCGGGAGGTCCACATCGACGGAAGACCCGTGCGCGGCCCCTTCGCCGTCTCGGTGACACAGGGGCGCGCACTGCACCTGCGCATGGCGTGGGACCGCGCGGTGATCGCCGACGACGCCGCCCGCGAGGCCTTCGACGCGATGGCCGACGCGCTGACGGGCGCGGCCGCCACGGCGGCCCGGACGGCGCCCCCGTCCGACTGA
- a CDS encoding GNAT family N-acetyltransferase encodes MRPESTALVSARPDVYSETVEGLGTFRFTPVDPAADSAVLHTWVVEERAQFWGMNGASRELVQEIYEDVDRRDTHHAFLVRLDGEPVALFQTYQPAEDRVSLCYEVREGDIGVHLMLAPITGRPRPGFSRILAGALTRFAFRDPAVLRAVAEPDARNDKALALLSRLGFVRHAEITLPEIDLPEVYLPEKRAVLAFLDRPEVLPSVEDLALLARTAVSP; translated from the coding sequence ATGAGACCCGAGTCCACTGCCCTCGTTTCCGCGCGCCCGGACGTGTACTCCGAGACCGTCGAAGGCCTCGGCACCTTCCGCTTCACCCCCGTCGACCCCGCGGCGGACTCCGCCGTGCTGCACACATGGGTCGTCGAGGAGCGCGCACAGTTCTGGGGCATGAACGGCGCGAGCCGTGAACTGGTCCAGGAGATCTACGAGGACGTGGACCGCCGCGACACCCATCACGCCTTCCTGGTGCGGCTGGACGGTGAGCCGGTGGCCCTGTTCCAGACGTACCAGCCCGCCGAGGACCGCGTCAGCCTGTGCTACGAGGTGCGGGAGGGGGACATCGGCGTCCACCTGATGCTCGCCCCGATCACCGGCCGCCCCCGCCCGGGCTTCAGCCGTATCCTGGCCGGGGCGCTCACCCGCTTCGCCTTCCGCGACCCGGCGGTCCTGCGGGCGGTGGCCGAGCCCGACGCCCGCAACGACAAGGCACTCGCCCTGCTGAGCCGGCTCGGGTTCGTCCGGCACGCGGAGATCACCCTGCCGGAGATCGACCTGCCCGAGGTGTACCTCCCCGAGAAGCGTGCCGTGCTCGCCTTCCTGGACCGTCCCGAGGTCCTGCCGTCCGTCGAGGACCTTGCCCTGCTCGCCCGGACCGCCGTTTCGCCCTGA
- a CDS encoding non-ribosomal peptide synthetase, translated as MTQPTTLSPARPTDPLETPGQPERTELLSIAHGAEPSGGATAGVLALFEERVRLAPHAPAVIDGAHTWTYGQIDAAADDVATALRDRVGTGDLVGVCLDRSAALVVAAVAIARLGAVYLPLGPRPGERRLAAVTEDLDVACLVGDPALLPARHREAEHIELGLPREGVNATGAVVAALTPARTDSGLRAPGGAFYAVLTSGSTGRPKALAVAEPALATLLDWYRAETGLAPGDRQSLLIGVAFDPHLMELWAGLTSGAALVPAPDDVRWDTALLTGWWRDSAISVAVAATPMVEPLLEQPWPRSLTGLRHLIVGGDRMRRRPGADVTTTVHNAYGPAEATVVTTVHTMRAAGAEAEGSGAPPIGTPVPGVTVVVTDAEGRPVARGEEGELRIGGDGLAIGYLDPALTARRFTTRADATTSTSTGATTDTDASTGTNAAAHVTGFELAGTDRLYRTGDRVRMRADGVLEFLGRLDEQVKVSGVRIEPAEVEAALEQDPAVLHAVVTAPRTPDGRTRLVAYVRLAADHAATSGDALLTAVRAWLPEQAVPSAVRVVDTFPLDANGKVDRAELTRQAAGPDPEGAPASGAPAPSTPGERIVLDAVRDLLGRPGTTLADNFTEAGGTSIVAARLLTIIERESGVRLRAPQLLRQPDLRAVAALVDSRREAAREAGA; from the coding sequence ATGACCCAGCCGACAACCCTCTCTCCCGCCCGGCCGACGGACCCGCTGGAGACGCCCGGGCAGCCCGAGCGGACCGAGCTGCTGAGCATCGCTCACGGCGCCGAGCCCTCCGGTGGCGCAACGGCCGGCGTGCTCGCGCTGTTCGAGGAGCGGGTACGACTCGCCCCGCACGCTCCTGCCGTGATCGACGGTGCCCACACCTGGACGTACGGGCAGATCGACGCGGCCGCCGACGACGTCGCGACCGCCCTGCGCGACCGGGTCGGCACGGGTGACCTGGTCGGAGTGTGCCTGGACCGCTCCGCCGCGCTCGTCGTGGCGGCCGTGGCGATCGCCAGGCTCGGCGCGGTGTACCTGCCCCTGGGCCCGCGCCCCGGTGAACGACGCCTGGCCGCCGTCACCGAGGACCTGGACGTCGCCTGCCTGGTCGGTGACCCCGCTCTCCTCCCCGCCCGGCACCGGGAGGCCGAGCACATCGAGTTGGGTCTGCCGCGGGAAGGCGTCAACGCGACCGGCGCCGTGGTGGCGGCCCTCACCCCGGCGCGTACCGACAGCGGTCTGCGCGCACCCGGCGGGGCGTTCTACGCCGTGCTGACGTCCGGTTCCACGGGCAGGCCCAAGGCGCTCGCCGTGGCCGAGCCGGCCCTCGCCACGCTGCTCGACTGGTACCGCGCCGAGACCGGCCTCGCGCCGGGCGACCGGCAGTCCCTGCTCATCGGCGTCGCGTTCGACCCGCACCTGATGGAGTTGTGGGCCGGGCTGACGTCGGGGGCGGCCCTCGTCCCCGCGCCCGACGACGTCCGCTGGGACACCGCCCTGCTCACCGGCTGGTGGCGCGACAGCGCGATATCCGTGGCGGTCGCCGCCACCCCGATGGTCGAACCGCTCCTGGAGCAGCCCTGGCCGCGGAGCCTGACCGGCCTGCGCCACCTGATCGTCGGTGGCGACCGGATGCGCCGCCGTCCGGGCGCCGATGTGACCACGACGGTGCACAACGCCTACGGGCCCGCCGAGGCCACCGTCGTCACCACCGTTCACACCATGCGCGCCGCCGGCGCCGAGGCGGAAGGGTCCGGCGCCCCGCCGATCGGCACCCCCGTGCCGGGCGTGACCGTCGTGGTCACCGACGCCGAGGGCCGGCCCGTGGCACGCGGCGAGGAGGGCGAACTGCGCATCGGCGGCGATGGTCTCGCGATCGGGTACCTGGATCCCGCGCTGACCGCCCGGCGCTTCACCACCCGCGCGGACGCGACCACGAGCACGAGCACGGGCGCGACCACAGACACGGACGCGAGCACGGGCACGAACGCGGCCGCGCACGTGACCGGGTTCGAACTGGCGGGTACGGACCGGCTGTACCGCACCGGCGACCGCGTCCGGATGCGGGCGGACGGCGTGCTGGAGTTCCTCGGCCGCCTCGACGAGCAGGTCAAGGTCAGCGGGGTGCGGATCGAGCCCGCCGAGGTCGAGGCCGCGCTGGAGCAGGACCCGGCGGTACTGCACGCCGTCGTCACCGCTCCGCGCACCCCCGACGGCCGCACGCGCCTGGTGGCGTACGTACGGCTCGCCGCGGACCACGCCGCCACCTCCGGCGACGCGCTTCTGACGGCGGTACGGGCCTGGCTCCCCGAGCAGGCGGTGCCCTCGGCCGTACGGGTCGTCGACACGTTCCCGCTCGACGCCAACGGCAAGGTGGACCGGGCGGAGCTGACCCGGCAGGCGGCCGGCCCCGACCCGGAGGGCGCCCCGGCCTCCGGCGCGCCCGCCCCCTCCACCCCGGGCGAGCGCATCGTCCTCGACGCCGTACGCGACCTCCTCGGGCGGCCCGGGACGACGCTCGCCGACAACTTCACCGAGGCGGGCGGCACGTCGATCGTCGCCGCCCGGCTGCTGACCATCATCGAGCGGGAGAGCGGGGTGCGCCTGCGCGCGCCGCAGCTCCTGCGCCAGCCGGACCTGCGGGCCGTCGCCGCGCTCGTCGACAGCCGCAGGGAAGCCGCGCGAGAGGCCGGAGCCTGA
- a CDS encoding erythromycin esterase family protein gives MTATIQDAARPFSGTALTALVPPSTRLLGLGEPTHGVDAFPELRNELFRHLVEEEGYRSIAIESDCLSALLVDAYVTDGIGTLDDVMARGFSHGFGASPANRELVRWMRAHNAPCPPSERLRFYGFDGPLEITGAAAPRQALLALRGYLAPHLAPDLDAALNDDATNDALDALLGSDDRWTDEAAMMDPARSVGRTREARELRLIADDLGVLLAAHAPHLTAVTSADDFWRAELQARTATGLLRYHAAMAGTGPTRFDTLVTLRGAMMADNLDAIVRREARRGPTLAFGHNRHLQRDESDLRLGGRSARWWSAGAVVGTRLGDQYAFAATTFGSRGADVPPADTLEGIFSTLPHDRAVIDPGRLATLVEGKPAPRVPADHTYFSLDPSAVEQNDAVVFVKEI, from the coding sequence ATGACGGCAACGATCCAGGACGCCGCGCGTCCCTTCTCCGGCACCGCCCTCACCGCCCTCGTCCCTCCCTCCACCCGTCTCCTCGGACTCGGCGAACCCACCCACGGCGTCGACGCCTTTCCGGAACTGCGCAACGAGCTCTTCCGCCACCTCGTCGAGGAGGAGGGGTACCGGTCGATCGCCATCGAGAGCGACTGCCTCTCGGCCCTGCTCGTCGACGCGTACGTCACCGACGGCATCGGCACCCTCGACGACGTGATGGCCCGTGGGTTCAGCCACGGCTTCGGCGCCTCACCCGCCAACCGCGAACTCGTGCGCTGGATGCGCGCCCACAACGCACCATGCCCTCCGAGCGAACGGCTCCGCTTCTACGGGTTCGACGGCCCCCTGGAGATCACCGGTGCGGCCGCCCCCCGCCAGGCCCTGCTCGCCCTGCGCGGCTACCTCGCACCGCACCTCGCGCCCGACCTCGACGCGGCCCTCAACGATGATGCGACCAACGACGCCCTGGACGCGTTGCTCGGGTCCGACGACCGCTGGACCGACGAGGCCGCGATGATGGACCCCGCGCGGTCCGTCGGCCGCACCCGCGAGGCCCGGGAACTGCGCCTGATCGCCGACGACCTGGGCGTGCTGCTCGCCGCGCACGCCCCGCACCTGACGGCCGTCACCTCGGCCGACGACTTCTGGCGGGCCGAACTGCAGGCCCGTACCGCTACCGGGCTCCTCCGCTACCACGCGGCCATGGCCGGCACCGGCCCCACCCGCTTCGACACGCTCGTGACCCTGCGCGGCGCGATGATGGCCGACAACCTCGACGCCATCGTGCGGCGCGAGGCCCGCCGCGGTCCCACCCTCGCCTTCGGCCACAACCGTCACCTGCAGCGCGACGAGAGCGACCTGCGGCTCGGTGGCCGCTCGGCCCGGTGGTGGAGCGCGGGCGCCGTCGTCGGCACCCGTCTCGGCGACCAGTACGCCTTCGCCGCCACGACGTTCGGTTCCCGCGGTGCGGACGTACCCCCTGCGGACACCCTCGAGGGCATCTTCTCGACCCTGCCCCACGACCGGGCCGTCATCGACCCCGGCCGGCTCGCCACCCTCGTCGAAGGGAAGCCGGCGCCCAGGGTGCCGGCCGACCACACCTACTTCTCCCTCGACCCGTCGGCCGTCGAACAGAACGACGCCGTCGTCTTCGTCAAGGAGATCTGA
- a CDS encoding TioE family transcriptional regulator has translation MRPIDLAREHGLSTQAVRNYEDAGILPPAERSPSGYRLYAPRHAAALRTFLALLPGHGHATAGAIMRAVNGDATEEALRLIDGSHTQLAGDRRTLEEVEQALRGLAAPGEPERGREPGVTFIGPLARRLGIRPATLRTWERAGLVTPRRDPHTGYRSYTAADVRDVLLAHQLRRGGTGLRQIARVLDQVRSAGGPEPLQATLREWRARLTARGLAMLTGAAALDAYLTVTAADTAGTAED, from the coding sequence ATGCGACCCATCGACCTGGCGCGCGAGCACGGTCTGTCCACGCAGGCGGTGCGCAACTACGAGGACGCGGGGATCCTGCCGCCCGCGGAACGCTCACCGAGCGGCTACCGCCTCTACGCTCCGCGCCATGCGGCGGCGTTGCGGACGTTCCTCGCGCTGCTCCCCGGGCACGGGCACGCGACCGCCGGGGCGATCATGCGGGCGGTGAACGGTGACGCGACCGAGGAGGCCCTGCGGCTGATCGACGGGAGCCACACCCAACTGGCGGGTGACCGGCGCACGCTGGAGGAGGTGGAGCAGGCGCTGCGCGGCCTCGCGGCGCCGGGCGAGCCGGAGCGGGGCCGGGAGCCCGGTGTGACGTTCATCGGGCCGCTCGCGCGCCGGCTCGGCATCCGGCCGGCGACGTTGCGCACCTGGGAGCGGGCCGGACTGGTCACGCCCCGGCGCGACCCGCACACCGGGTACCGCTCGTACACCGCCGCCGACGTGCGTGACGTGCTCCTCGCCCATCAACTGCGTCGGGGCGGGACAGGGTTGCGGCAGATCGCGCGGGTCCTGGACCAGGTGCGGTCGGCGGGCGGGCCGGAGCCGCTTCAGGCGACGCTGCGGGAGTGGCGTGCACGGCTCACGGCGCGGGGCCTGGCGATGCTGACGGGCGCCGCCGCGCTCGACGCGTACCTGACGGTGACGGCGGCCGACACCGCGGGTACTGCGGAGGACTGA
- a CDS encoding MFS transporter encodes MPATIRTAKSGPLRMRDFRMLLAGAAAGQLGAHITLVALPLVAVLELDATAFEVGLLTAAETAAFLVIGLPAGAWVDRMRKLPLMVRADLVRAVAMASVPAAAVAGVLTMAQLYVVALVTGVATVFFDVAHQSFLPQLLPRDHLVRGNGALETVRSSAQVTGPGIGGGLVQLLGAHLAVVADAIGYLLSALFLWGIRHREPRPVPVPGSSLRADIGEGLRFVLRQPLLRVIAVATGLGNFFTAVLMATQTVYLVRVLDLAPGTVGLVLSAAAVGGLLGAVGAGALAARVGQGRIIWLSVLVTGPFALLWPLSEQVGGGALFALGSAVVFFGAVVYNVAQVSFRQGLCPPKLLGRMNATLRFLMWGTLPLGALAGGALADGFGARTALLCCAAGFLTVPLPLVLSPLRRTRDLPTGPEDPQPAAPGTDPRTGTDHQSDTDRRTESAPLG; translated from the coding sequence ATGCCCGCCACAATCCGAACCGCCAAGAGCGGCCCCTTGCGCATGCGCGACTTCCGCATGCTGCTCGCCGGAGCCGCGGCCGGACAGCTCGGCGCCCACATCACCCTGGTCGCCCTGCCTCTCGTGGCAGTGCTCGAACTCGACGCCACCGCCTTCGAGGTGGGGCTGCTCACGGCCGCCGAGACCGCCGCGTTCCTGGTCATCGGGCTGCCCGCGGGGGCCTGGGTCGACCGGATGCGCAAGCTGCCGCTGATGGTCCGGGCGGACCTCGTACGGGCCGTGGCCATGGCGAGCGTCCCGGCAGCGGCTGTGGCCGGCGTCCTCACGATGGCACAGCTGTACGTGGTCGCCCTGGTGACCGGCGTCGCGACCGTCTTCTTCGACGTCGCCCACCAGAGCTTCCTGCCCCAACTGCTGCCCCGCGACCATCTCGTCAGGGGCAACGGGGCCCTGGAGACCGTACGCTCGTCCGCCCAGGTGACCGGTCCCGGCATCGGCGGTGGGCTGGTCCAGCTCCTCGGCGCCCATCTCGCCGTCGTCGCCGACGCGATCGGCTATCTCCTCTCCGCGCTCTTCCTGTGGGGCATCCGGCACCGTGAGCCCCGCCCGGTCCCCGTTCCCGGCTCGTCGCTGCGCGCGGACATCGGCGAGGGGCTGCGCTTCGTGCTGCGCCAGCCGCTGCTGCGGGTGATCGCCGTCGCCACCGGTCTCGGCAACTTCTTCACCGCGGTGCTGATGGCCACACAGACCGTGTACCTGGTCCGTGTCCTAGACCTGGCGCCCGGAACGGTCGGTCTCGTACTGTCCGCCGCCGCCGTCGGCGGACTGCTGGGGGCCGTGGGGGCGGGCGCGCTCGCCGCCCGAGTGGGCCAGGGCCGGATCATCTGGCTCTCCGTCCTGGTGACGGGGCCCTTCGCCCTGCTGTGGCCGCTGTCCGAACAGGTGGGCGGTGGGGCCCTGTTCGCGCTCGGCTCCGCGGTCGTCTTCTTCGGTGCCGTGGTCTACAACGTCGCCCAGGTGAGCTTCCGTCAGGGGCTCTGCCCGCCGAAGCTGCTCGGCCGGATGAACGCCACCCTGCGCTTCCTGATGTGGGGCACGCTCCCCCTCGGGGCGCTGGCCGGCGGGGCGCTCGCCGACGGATTCGGCGCCCGTACCGCGCTGCTGTGCTGCGCGGCCGGCTTCCTCACCGTACCGCTGCCGCTCGTGCTCTCGCCGCTGCGCCGGACGCGGGACCTGCCCACCGGCCCCGAGGACCCGCAGCCCGCCGCACCCGGCACGGACCCGCGGACCGGGACGGACCACCAGAGCGACACGGACCGACGGACCGAGTCCGCCCCGCTCGGCTGA